One window of Oryza brachyantha chromosome 12, ObraRS2, whole genome shotgun sequence genomic DNA carries:
- the LOC102706989 gene encoding DNA repair protein RAD51 homolog B: MSSSAGAGAAAAAGEEEAGGEHGPFPIEQLQASGIAALDVKKLKDAGLCTVESVVYSPRKDLLQIKGISEAKVDKIIEAASKLVPLGFTSASQLHAQRLEIIQVTTGSRELDKILEGGIETGSITEIYGEFRSGKTQLCHTLCVTCQLPLDQGGGEGKALYIDAEGTFRPQRLLQIADRFGLNGADVLENVAYARAYNTDHQSRLLLEAASMMVETRFALMIVDSATALYRTDFSGRGELSARQMHLAKFLRSLQKLADEFGVAVVITNQVVAQVDGAAMFAGPQIKPIGGNIMAHASTTRLFLRKGRAEERICKVISSPCLAEAEARFQISPEGVTDVKD, from the exons atgtcgtcgtcggcgggtgctggggcggcggcggcggcgggcgaggaggaggcgggcgggGAGCACGGGCCCTTCCCGATCGAGCAGCTCCAG GCATCTGGTATAGCTGCACTTGATGTGAAAAAGCTTAAAGATGCTGGTCTCTGCACGGTGGAGTCTGTAGTCTACTCTCCAAGGAAAGACCTTTTGCAAATTAAAGGGATTAGTGAAGCCAAAGTCGATAAGATAATTGAAGCAG CTTCGAAGTTGGTTCCACTGGGATTTACAAGTGCCAGCCAACTTCATGCACAGAGGCTTGAGATAATCCAAGTTACAACTGGATCAAGAGAGCTTGATAAAATATTGGAGG GTGGAATAGAAACAGGATCCATTACAGAGATATATGGTGAATTTCGCTCAGGGAAGACTCAGCTGTGTCATACTCTCTGTGTTACATGTCAG CTCCCATTGGACCAAGGTGGTGGTGAAGGAAAAGCTTTGTATATTGATGCAGAGGGCACATTCAGGCCGCAAAGACTCCTCCAGATAGCAGACAG GTTTGGGTTGAATGGTGCTGACGTACTGGAGAATGTAGCTTACGCAAGAGCATATAATACTGATCACCAATCAAGACTTTTGCTGGAAGCAGCTTCCATGATGGTGGAGACAAG GTTTGCTCTCATGATTGTAGATAGTGCCACAGCCCTATACAGAACAGATTTCTCTGGTAGAGGGGAGCTATCAGCAAGGCAAATGCATCTGGCTAAGTTTCTTAGGAGCCTTCAGAAGTTAGCGGACGAG TTTGGCGTGGCAGTGGTGATCACTAACCAAGTTGTGGCCCAAGTGGATGGTGCTGCAATGTTTGCTGGTCCACAGATCAAACCTATTGGCGGGAACATCATGGCTCATGCTTCCACAACAAG GCTCTTTCTTCGCAAGGGGAGGGCGGAGGAACGAATCTGTAAAGTAATAAGCTCCCCCTGTCTGGCTGAAGCTGAGGCGAGGTTTCAGATATCACCTGAGGGCGTCACAGATGTTAAGGACTGA
- the LOC102699915 gene encoding translation initiation factor eIF-2B subunit alpha, translated as MEPHAAAAQNPNPTPNASAGPPPISAYYQTRAEHHAVVSSDWLAHAAAAAASLPEADAAAAADDSAASLLSPGSNGGGVIEEFNFWRRKPEAAEAVAAIMALAAVIRSSRATTMMELEIELKKASDKLKSWDATSISLSAACDLFMRFVTRTSHLEHEKFDAAKSRLIERGEKFGEISLKARKTIAMLSQDFISDACTILVHGYSRVVLEVLKLAASNRKLFRVLCTEGRPDRTGLRMSNELAALGIPVKVLIDSAVAYSMDEVDMVFVGADGVVESGGIINMMGTYQIALVAQSMNKPVYVAAESYKFARLYPLDQKDMTPAHRPIDFGVPIPAGVEVETSARDYTPPQYLTLLLTDLGVLTPSVVSDELIQLYL; from the exons ATGGagccccacgccgccgccgcgcaaaaccctaaccctacaCCTAACGCTAGCGCGGGCCCGCCGCCCATCTCCGCCTACTACCAGACACGCGCGGAGCACCACGCCGTCGTCTCCAGTGACTGGCtcgcgcacgccgccgccgccgcggcctcgctCCCcgaggccgacgccgccgccgccgccgacgactcCGCCGCGTCGCTCCTCTCCCCCGGGAgcaacggcggcggggtgATCGAGGAGTTCAACTTCTGGCGGCGCAAGCCCGAGGCCGCGGAGGCCGTGGCAGCCATcatggcgctcgccgccgtaaTCCGCTCCAGCAGGGCCACCACCATGATGGAGCTCGAGATCGAGCTCAAGAAGGCATCCGACAAGCTCAAG TCTTGGGATGCTACTTCCATTTCTTTGTCTGCTGCATGTGATTTGTTCATGCGGTTTGTAACAAGAACATCACATTTGGAGCATGAGAAGTTTGATGCTGCAAAATCACGCCTAATTGAGCGCGGAGAAAAATTTGGAGAGATATCCTTAAAG GCTCGTAAGACAATTGCGATGCTCAGCCAGGATTTCATTTCTGATGCATGTACAATCCTGGTACATGGTTATTCCAGAGTTGTTTTGGAAGTTCTAAAGCTAGCTGCTTCTAACCGCAAGCTTTTCCGGGTACTATGCACAG AGGGCAGACCAGATAGAACAGGTTTACGAATGTCAAATGAACTTGCAGCACTAGGCATTCCTGTTAAGGTGCTAATTGATTCAGCTGTTGCTTATTCAATGGATGAAGTAGACATGGTGTTTGTTGGTGCTGATGGGGTTGTCGAAAGTGGAGGAATAATCAATATGATGGGCACTTATCAGATTGCCCTTGTGGCTCAAAGCATGAACAAACCTGTTTATGTGGCTGCTGAAAGTTACAAG TTCGCACGCCTCTATCCATTGGACCAGAAGGACATGACACCGGCACACCGACCAATAGATTTTGGAGTTCCAATTCCAGCTGGCGTGGAGGTTGAGACTTCTGCAAGGGACTACACCCCTCCCCAGTATCTCACGCTGCTTCTGACTGATCTCGGTGTTCTGACACCATCTGTTGTGAGCGATGAGCTTATTCAGCTATACCTATGA